The DNA region AGCCTGAGCCGTAAGCAGAAGCAGGATGAACGGCTGGTTGAGCACTGCGCCCACTGCCTGATCCGACTGCAAGCATGGGACCGGGCCGAGCAGCTGCTGTCGAGTGTGCTGCGCCGCCGCTACAGTGATCGCCTGATGGCGCTTTACGGGCGGGTACGTAGCAGCGATGCTGCCGCCCAGTTGATCAAAACCGAGGGGCTGTTGAAGGAGCACCCCGATAACCCGGTGCTGCTGATTGCCCACGGCCGGATCTGTTGCGCCAATGAGCTGTGGGGTAAGGCTCGTGAGAGCTTCGAGCGCAGCCTGAAACTGTCCCGCAGCACCGTTGCCTGCAATGAGCTGGGACAGTTGCTGGCCCAGCTCGGCGAGCACGAAGCCAGTACTCGCTATTTTCGAGAGGGGTTGGAGCTGGCGACGCGCCAGCCCTGACAGCAGAGTACCCTGACCGGGTTTGCCTAACCCTGGCGGGGGGCGTAGTCAAACACATCAGAGTGGATGCGGGAGGGTTCAACGCCCGCCTCCACCAGATCGTCAAAACTGGCGTAGACCATCTGCGGAGATCCACAGATATAGAAATGGGCGTCTCCAAGCTGCTGCAGGTCCTCGACCACCGCATGGTGCAGTGCCCCGCAGCGTCCCTCCCAGTCGGCGTCTACCTCATCGCTGATCACCGGGTGAAAGGTCACCCTGTGCTGCTGGGACTGCTGGGACCAGCGGTAGGGTAGCTCCGCCATATAGAGGTGCTCAACCTTGCGCACACCCCAGTAGAGGTGAAGCGGCAACAGGTGCTGCTGTTCAAGGCAGTGTTCGATCATCCCCTTCATTTGGGCAAATCCGGTGCCGGCGGCGAGGAACACGAGAGGGGTTGGGGGGATCGCCTGCAGGTGGCAGTTACCCTGTGGCAGCAGCACCCGTACGACCGGATTGTGCTGCACCTTTTGCAGGATGCGGTCCGATACCTCGCTGCCCGGCGCGTGCTGGATATGCAGCTCGATCTCCCGCTGGTGGGAGAGGCGCTCGGGGGCGCTGGCGATGGAGAAGGGGCACTGTTGGCCATCCTCCAGCTCCAGCATCAGGTACTGTCCGGCGTGAAAAACGGGAAGGTTTCCCGCTGGCGCCTTCAGCAGTACGCGGTAGACATTGTGGCTCAGTCGGTCGATGGATTGCACCTGGCAGGCCAGTGGGGTCATGCTTGATTCTCCTGGCCGCCTCAATCCTGGGGCGGCTATTTCAAGGTCGCTACGGGGGTAGCTGATACAGCTGTAGATGATCTGTGGACCTTCACTGGCTGAGCTGCGCTGGCCCTGACGGGATTCAACTTCGCCACGCAGCAGTGTGGTCTCACAAATATAGCAGTTGCCGTTACGGCAGCTTGAGGGCAGTTGGTAGCCCTGTTGTCGCAGGTTTTCCAACAGGCTCAAGGCGTCATCGAGGAGGATGCTCTCCGACGAAGGGGCAATGCTCAGGCGATAACTCACGACTCGATGCCAAGCTCATCCCAGATTGCGTCAACCCGATCCTTGATCGCATCGCTCATGCGGATCGGTTCCCCCCACTCGCGCTCGGTTTCCCCCGGCCATTTGTTGGTGGCATCGAAGCCCACCTTGGAGCCGAGGCCCGACACGGGGGACGCGAAGTCGAGGTAGTCAATGGGGGTATTATCGACAAATACGCTGTCGCGGCGAGGGTCCATGCGGGTGGTCATGGCCCAGATCACGTCGTTCCAGTCGCGGGCATTAACGTCCTCATCGCAGACAATAATGAATTTGGTGTACATGAACTGGCGCAGGAAGGACCAGACTCCCAGCATCACCCGTTTGGCGTGCCCCGGGTATTGTTTACGCAGGGTCACCACCGCCAGGCGATAGGAGCATCCCTCCGGAGGCAGGTAGAAGTCGACAATCTCCGGGAACTGCTTCTGCAGGATGGGGACAAAGACCTCGTTCAGAGCTACCCCAAGCACCGCCGGTTCATCGGGTGGACGGCCGGTATAGGTGCTGTGGTAAATCGGGTCGCGACGGTGGGTGATGCGCTCTACGGTAAAGACCGGGAAGCGATCCACCTCGTTGTAGTAGCCGGTGTGGTCGCCAAAGGGGCCTTCATCGGCCATCTCGTCGGGGTAGATATGCCCCTCCAGCACGAACTCGGCGCTGGCAGGTACCTGCAGGTTATTGCCGAGGCACTTCACCAGTTCGGTCTTGCTGCCTCGCAGCAGGCCGGCAAAGGCGTACTCCGACAGGCTGTCGGGAACCGGCGTTACCGCCCCCAGGATGGTGGCTGGGTCGGCACCCAGTGCCACGCTCACCGGGAAGGGTTCGCCCGGGTGCTGCTGTTGCCAGTCACGGAAGTCGAGGGCGCCGCCACGGTGGGAGAGCCAGCGCATGATCAGCTTGTTGCGGCCAATCAGCTGCTGGCGATAGATTCCCAGGTTCTGCCGCTCCTTGAGGGGACCGCGGGTGATCACCAGGGGCCAGGTGACCAGCGGGGCGGCGTCGCCGGGCCAGCAGGTCTGGATCGGCAGCCTGTGCAGGTCAACCGCATCGCCCTCGATCACCACCTCCTGGCAGGCCGCCTTGCGGACCACCTTGGGGCTCATGCTCAGGACTTTCTTGAACAGGGGCATCTTTTCGAGGGCGTCGCGCACCCCTTTGGGGGGCTCCGGCTCCTTGAGGTAGGCCAGTAGCTTGCCGATCTCGCGCAGCGCATCAACCGACTCCGCCCCCATGCCCAGGGCCACCCGCTCGGGGGTGCCAAACAGGTTGGCCAGCACCGGTGTGTCAAACCCCTTGGGGTTTTCAAACAGCAGGGCGGGCCCTTTCTGGCGCAGGGTCCGATCGGCGATTTCGGTCATCTCGAGGTAGGGGTCCACCTCAAGCTGGATCCGCTTGAGTTGGCCCCGCTCCTCGAGCTGGCGCAGGAAGTCACGCAGGTCGCGATAGTTCATCGGTCAGTGCCGTGCCGGAAGGTCTCCTGTCCGCGCTATTTGCGCTTCATGGACAGGAAGAACTCCTCGTTGGTCTTGCTGTCTTTCATGCGGTCCAGCAGGAACTCGATGGCGGCAATCTCATCCATCGGATGCAGGATCTTACGCAGGATCCAGATTCGCTGCAGCTCCTCTTCGGGCACCAGCAGGTCCTCGCGGCGGGTACCGGACTTGTTGATGTTGATGGCCGGGAACACGCGCTTTTCGGCGATGCGGCGGTCGAGGTTAAGCTCCATATTACCGGTGCCCTTGAACTCCTCGAAGATCACGTCGTCCATCTTGGAGCCGGTCTCCACCAGGGCGGTGGCAATGATGGTCAGGCTGCCGCCCTCCTCGATGTTACGGGCCGCACCAAAGAAGCGCTTGGGGCGCTCGAGGGCGTGGGCATCGACACCACCGGTCAGTACCTTGCCGGAGGAGGGAATAACGGTGTTGTAGGCACGGGCGAGACGGGTGATGGAGTCGAGCAGGATCACCACGTCCTTCTTGTGTTCCACCAGGCGCTTGGCTTTCTCGATCACCATGTCGGCCACCTGCACGTGGCGTGCGGGGGGCTCGTCGAAGGTGCTGGCTACCACCTCGCCGCGCACGGAGCGGGACATCTCGGTCACCTCCTCCGGACGCTCGTCGATCAGCAGTACGATCAGGTGGCAATCGGGGTTGTTGCGAACGATATTGGCAGCAATGTTCTGCAGCATCAGGGTCTTACCCGCTTTGGGCGGGGAGACGATCAGGCCGCGCTGGCCCTTGCCGAAGGGTGCGACCAGGTCGATGGTTCGCGCGGTCAGGTCTTCGGTGGAGCCGTTACCGGCCTCCATTACCAGTCGCTCGTTGGGGAACAGGGGCGTCAGGTTTTCGAACAGGATCTTGTTCTTGGCGTTTTCCGGCTTATCGAAATTAATCTCGCTGACCTTCAACAGGGCGAAGTAGCGTTCGCCATCCTTGGGGGGGCGGATCTTGCCAGAGATGGTGTCGCCGGTACGCAGGTTGAAGCGTCGAATCTGGCTGGGAGAAACGTAGATATCGTCGGGACCGGCCAGGTAGGAGCTGTCGGCAGAACGGAGAAAGCCGAAGCCATCCTGCAGGATCTCCAGTACGCCATCCCCATAGATGTCCTCACCGCTGCGCGCGTGGCGCTTCAGAATGGTAAAGATGACATCTTGTTTGCGGGAGCGGGCGAGGTTGTCGAGGCCCATTTCGGTAGCGATATCGAGCAGTGCCTGGACGGGTTTTTTCTTAAGTTCGGTAAGATTCATAGTGGGTACAAAGAGAGTGTTATGGAGCTGTGCGGAGATCCGGCAGCAGCGGAGAGTTCCTGAGGTCAGGTGGAGTCTGCAGGAGTGGTTGGTGTTTTTATGTGTTTCTTATGAAGGTGCCGCAGGAGCGGCGGAAGGTGTAGCGGCAATCTACCACTGAAAAGGGGTGGAGTCCAGTACCGGGCCCTATTTGTGGCCTGCGTGAAGTTGCCCCGAACCCAGAGGGAACGGGGCCTGCGTCCTCAGATATTGCTGTCGAGGAAAGCGGTCAGCTGGGACTTGGAGAGGGCGCCTACTTTGGTGGCCTCAACATTGCCCGCCTTGAACAGCATCAGGGTCGGGATGCCGCGCACGCCGTACTTGGGCGCGGTCGCTTCGTTTTCGTCGATGTTGATTTTGCAAACCTTGAGCTTGCCTTCGTACTCTTTGGCAACCTCGTCGAGTACCGGCGCGATCATTTTGCAGGGGCCACACCACTCGGCCCAGTAGTCGACCAGTACGGGGCCTTCGGCTTTAAGGACTTCATCATCAAAAGACGCATCGCTCACGTTGACGATATGTTCGCTCATCTATTCATCTCCGGTTTGCAGGTTTAAATTTTATCCATGATAGCATCGCTCCTTTGGCGGGCATAGGGCGCCCAGGTTTCTGATGCAAAGAGGTTTTACTCTGTTAAGCTAATATGGCTCCGTTTGTGGCTATTTCAAGTCCGTAGGGGCTGGCGACAGGGTCTGTGTGGTGACGGGAGAGCGGTGTATTGATGGGAAATCAACAAGCGATGGAAACTCAGGCAGTAAGGCAGGATGACAAGACGCCTGGCCTGATCGCTGCCATAGACCTGGGCTCCAATAGCTTTCACCTGATTGTGGCCCGTTATGAGGAGGGTGAGATTCGCCCCATTGAGCGGATCGGTGAAAAGATACAGCTGGCGGCGGGTATCGATGAAGAGGGCAACCTGGACCAGCGCGCCATGCGCCGGGGATGGGCCTGCCTGCGGCGTTTTTCCCAGTACATCGAGGGGATGAAGCCCGACCTGATCCGAATCGTGGGTACCAAGGCGTTGCGGATGGCCAGGAACCGCCGGGTGTTTACCCGTACCGCCGAGTCCATCCTGAAATGCCCGGTCGAGGTGATCAGCGGCCGGGAAGAGGCACGACTGATCTATTTGGGGGCCTCCCATACCCAGTCGGACGACCATGGCCAGCGGTTGGTGGTGGACATTGGCGGGGGGAGCACCGAGCTGATTATCGGTGAGCGCTTTGAGCCCAAGCTGCTGGAAAGCCTGCATATGGGCTGTGTGGTCTACAGCGCGCGCTTTTTCCCTGACGGAGTGATCACGGCGGAGCGTTTCGACCAGGCCTACTATGCGGCGCGTCTGGAGGTGCTCAATGTGCTGAAGAACTACCGTCGCATGGGCTGGGACGAGGTGCTGGGCTCATCCGGCACCATTAAATCCGTCGAGCAGGTGCTGGTGGCGGGCGGTGTGACCCAGCAGGGGATCACCCGCGCCGGCATGGAGACCCTGCGCCAGCGGGTGATCGAGATCGGCCACGTGGACCAGATTCAGCTGGAAGGGCTGAAGCCGGACCGCGCCAATATCTTTCCCGCCGGGCTCGCCATACTGACGGCTGTGTTCGATGCCCTGCGGCTTAAGCGGATGCAGTATTCCGATGGTGCCC from Aestuariirhabdus litorea includes:
- the rho gene encoding transcription termination factor Rho, which produces MNLTELKKKPVQALLDIATEMGLDNLARSRKQDVIFTILKRHARSGEDIYGDGVLEILQDGFGFLRSADSSYLAGPDDIYVSPSQIRRFNLRTGDTISGKIRPPKDGERYFALLKVSEINFDKPENAKNKILFENLTPLFPNERLVMEAGNGSTEDLTARTIDLVAPFGKGQRGLIVSPPKAGKTLMLQNIAANIVRNNPDCHLIVLLIDERPEEVTEMSRSVRGEVVASTFDEPPARHVQVADMVIEKAKRLVEHKKDVVILLDSITRLARAYNTVIPSSGKVLTGGVDAHALERPKRFFGAARNIEEGGSLTIIATALVETGSKMDDVIFEEFKGTGNMELNLDRRIAEKRVFPAININKSGTRREDLLVPEEELQRIWILRKILHPMDEIAAIEFLLDRMKDSKTNEEFFLSMKRK
- the trxA gene encoding thioredoxin TrxA, producing MSEHIVNVSDASFDDEVLKAEGPVLVDYWAEWCGPCKMIAPVLDEVAKEYEGKLKVCKINIDENEATAPKYGVRGIPTLMLFKAGNVEATKVGALSKSQLTAFLDSNI
- the ubiD gene encoding 4-hydroxy-3-polyprenylbenzoate decarboxylase, whose translation is MNYRDLRDFLRQLEERGQLKRIQLEVDPYLEMTEIADRTLRQKGPALLFENPKGFDTPVLANLFGTPERVALGMGAESVDALREIGKLLAYLKEPEPPKGVRDALEKMPLFKKVLSMSPKVVRKAACQEVVIEGDAVDLHRLPIQTCWPGDAAPLVTWPLVITRGPLKERQNLGIYRQQLIGRNKLIMRWLSHRGGALDFRDWQQQHPGEPFPVSVALGADPATILGAVTPVPDSLSEYAFAGLLRGSKTELVKCLGNNLQVPASAEFVLEGHIYPDEMADEGPFGDHTGYYNEVDRFPVFTVERITHRRDPIYHSTYTGRPPDEPAVLGVALNEVFVPILQKQFPEIVDFYLPPEGCSYRLAVVTLRKQYPGHAKRVMLGVWSFLRQFMYTKFIIVCDEDVNARDWNDVIWAMTTRMDPRRDSVFVDNTPIDYLDFASPVSGLGSKVGFDATNKWPGETEREWGEPIRMSDAIKDRVDAIWDELGIES
- the ppx gene encoding exopolyphosphatase; this encodes MGNQQAMETQAVRQDDKTPGLIAAIDLGSNSFHLIVARYEEGEIRPIERIGEKIQLAAGIDEEGNLDQRAMRRGWACLRRFSQYIEGMKPDLIRIVGTKALRMARNRRVFTRTAESILKCPVEVISGREEARLIYLGASHTQSDDHGQRLVVDIGGGSTELIIGERFEPKLLESLHMGCVVYSARFFPDGVITAERFDQAYYAARLEVLNVLKNYRRMGWDEVLGSSGTIKSVEQVLVAGGVTQQGITRAGMETLRQRVIEIGHVDQIQLEGLKPDRANIFPAGLAILTAVFDALRLKRMQYSDGALREGLLYDMVGSQQHEYVRERTLNALMRRYRVDKKHARRVRKQALVCFRQVAESWRLGAYEREILSTAAWLHELGMAVSHTRYHKHGDYLVRHSDMLGFTSYEQRAIALLIRGHRRSLPMHLYENMSPYYRERVVRLTILLRLSIVLNHIRSEDTLPEYQLSVEGTRLTLDLGSGWLHEHPLIRADFAREVERLAVAGYSLLVQ
- a CDS encoding 2Fe-2S iron-sulfur cluster-binding protein → MSYRLSIAPSSESILLDDALSLLENLRQQGYQLPSSCRNGNCYICETTLLRGEVESRQGQRSSASEGPQIIYSCISYPRSDLEIAAPGLRRPGESSMTPLACQVQSIDRLSHNVYRVLLKAPAGNLPVFHAGQYLMLELEDGQQCPFSIASAPERLSHQREIELHIQHAPGSEVSDRILQKVQHNPVVRVLLPQGNCHLQAIPPTPLVFLAAGTGFAQMKGMIEHCLEQQHLLPLHLYWGVRKVEHLYMAELPYRWSQQSQQHRVTFHPVISDEVDADWEGRCGALHHAVVEDLQQLGDAHFYICGSPQMVYASFDDLVEAGVEPSRIHSDVFDYAPRQG